Proteins from a genomic interval of Terriglobales bacterium:
- the rsmA gene encoding 16S rRNA (adenine(1518)-N(6)/adenine(1519)-N(6))-dimethyltransferase RsmA: MANGNRVNAETAAETVGPAMRRNGTANGRRPQKPKLGQHFLSDPKAAKKIVEALGDISHQIVVEIGPGGGALTDLLVQRAGHLIAIELDRVLAAQMRLRYTRFPNVEILEGDFLKLEFPTVLGHRPGLLTDRSPHTQLSTARVVGNIPYYISSDILLRLFEFHDRIDTVVIMLQKEVADRVAARPGGREYGLLSATAQLYANVEKLFTLPPGAFSPPPKVHSTVLRLTMAPQFQALGVDEEGFIEFLKLSFGKKRKMLVNNLKERYAGESIRAALKQAGARSDVRAEALSLDKMAALYGALAVKVVAG, encoded by the coding sequence ATGGCCAATGGAAATAGGGTCAACGCTGAGACAGCCGCTGAAACAGTTGGCCCAGCAATGCGCAGGAATGGCACGGCCAACGGCAGGCGCCCGCAGAAGCCCAAGCTCGGTCAGCACTTCCTAAGCGATCCCAAAGCTGCGAAGAAGATAGTAGAGGCTCTCGGAGACATCTCGCATCAGATCGTTGTGGAAATCGGTCCCGGCGGCGGAGCCCTCACCGATCTGCTTGTGCAACGCGCCGGTCATCTCATCGCCATTGAGCTGGACCGCGTGCTGGCTGCGCAAATGCGGCTGCGCTATACGCGCTTCCCCAACGTGGAGATCCTGGAAGGCGACTTCCTGAAGCTCGAGTTCCCAACCGTGCTGGGTCATCGTCCGGGCCTGCTCACCGACCGCTCGCCTCACACCCAGCTCTCCACTGCGCGCGTCGTCGGCAACATTCCTTACTACATCAGCTCCGACATTCTGCTGCGGCTGTTCGAGTTCCACGACCGTATCGATACGGTGGTGATCATGCTGCAGAAAGAAGTGGCTGACCGCGTTGCCGCCCGCCCTGGCGGCCGCGAGTATGGACTGCTGTCCGCAACTGCGCAGCTCTACGCCAATGTCGAGAAGTTATTCACTCTGCCGCCGGGAGCCTTCTCGCCACCGCCGAAGGTCCACTCGACGGTGCTGCGGCTTACTATGGCTCCACAATTCCAGGCTCTCGGAGTGGACGAAGAAGGCTTCATCGAGTTCCTGAAACTCTCCTTCGGCAAGAAGCGAAAGATGCTGGTAAATAATCTGAAAGAGCGCTACGCAGGCGAGTCGATTCGCGCCGCGCTCAAGCAGGCGGGTGCGCGCAGCGACGTCCGCGCCGAGGCCTTGTCGCTGGACAAGATGGCAGCTTTGTACGGGGCGCTGGCGGTGAAGGTGGTGGCGGGCTAG
- the glgA gene encoding glycogen synthase GlgA — protein MRIVFAASECVPFAKTGGLADVVGALPAALVELGHQVTVYLPLYKQTQLPPDTRKVISSLTIPFDDKYRFCSILDGGSRNGVKFYFIDYPPYFDREALYGTALGDYRDNAERFALYCRAVLEASKILGAPEVFHCHDWQSALIPVLLRTMYDEDPSFQQVPVVFTIHNIGYQGQFPADILPLLMLPWDLFTIGKMEFFGKVSFLKGALLFSDFITTVSKRYSQEIQTAEFGFGLEGVLKGRAATVTGILNGVDYNEWNPEKDKYLAHHYSARDLSGKADCKKDLLSVFGQDGSEVKRPVIGIVARFAAQKGFDLLSQIADRLAREELLLVVLGTGDKHYEDLFRRLNKQYPQKFAVKFAYDEPLAHKIQAGADMFLMPSRYEPSGLNQLYALRYGTVPVVRATGGLDDTVEPWDPKTGKGTGFKFTEYSGDALFATLKQALAAYRDQTNWHTLMRNGMNKDFSWTASARKYVEVYERAKQIREST, from the coding sequence ATGCGAATTGTGTTTGCAGCGTCTGAATGTGTGCCGTTTGCCAAGACCGGAGGACTGGCCGATGTCGTGGGGGCACTGCCGGCGGCCCTGGTGGAGTTGGGGCATCAGGTTACGGTCTATCTGCCGCTTTACAAACAAACCCAGCTTCCCCCGGACACAAGAAAGGTCATTTCCAGTCTCACCATTCCCTTTGATGATAAGTACCGCTTTTGTTCCATCCTCGACGGTGGCTCACGCAATGGCGTCAAATTCTATTTTATAGATTATCCGCCCTACTTTGATCGGGAGGCACTCTACGGGACTGCTCTGGGCGATTATCGCGACAATGCCGAGCGCTTTGCACTTTACTGCCGCGCGGTGTTGGAGGCTTCCAAAATTCTGGGGGCGCCGGAGGTATTTCACTGCCACGACTGGCAATCGGCGCTGATCCCGGTTCTGCTGCGTACTATGTACGACGAGGATCCTTCGTTCCAGCAAGTCCCGGTGGTGTTTACCATCCATAACATTGGCTACCAGGGCCAGTTTCCTGCCGACATACTGCCACTGCTTATGCTTCCCTGGGACCTGTTCACCATCGGCAAGATGGAATTCTTCGGCAAAGTAAGCTTTCTGAAAGGCGCATTGCTGTTTTCCGACTTCATCACCACCGTCAGTAAGCGCTACAGCCAGGAGATCCAGACGGCTGAATTCGGCTTCGGTCTGGAAGGAGTGCTGAAGGGCCGAGCCGCAACCGTAACCGGCATCCTGAACGGCGTGGACTACAACGAATGGAATCCGGAAAAAGACAAATACCTCGCCCATCATTATTCGGCGCGGGATTTGAGCGGCAAAGCCGACTGCAAGAAAGACCTGTTGAGTGTTTTTGGACAGGACGGCTCGGAGGTGAAGCGGCCGGTGATCGGCATCGTGGCACGCTTCGCCGCGCAGAAGGGATTCGATCTGCTATCGCAAATCGCCGACCGCCTGGCCCGCGAGGAGTTGCTGTTAGTTGTGCTCGGCACCGGCGACAAGCACTACGAGGATCTTTTCCGGCGTTTGAACAAGCAATATCCGCAAAAATTCGCAGTGAAGTTCGCCTATGACGAGCCGTTGGCACATAAGATTCAGGCAGGCGCGGACATGTTCCTCATGCCTTCGAGGTATGAACCGTCCGGGCTGAACCAGTTGTACGCCCTTAGGTATGGAACCGTCCCCGTGGTGCGCGCCACTGGCGGACTCGATGATACGGTCGAACCCTGGGATCCCAAGACCGGTAAAGGGACCGGCTTCAAATTCACCGAGTATTCGGGAGACGCGTTGTTTGCCACGCTGAAGCAGGCACTTGCGGCCTACCGCGATCAGACCAACTGGCACACGCTGATGCGCAACGGCATGAACAAGGATTTTTCGTGGACGGCCTCGGCCAGAAAGTACGTTGAAGTGTATGAGCGGGCAAAGCAGATCCGGGAGTCGACCTAG
- a CDS encoding PilZ domain-containing protein, which produces MPSKPRNEQRRAKRISASVPVSAKRMGDGALELTGQTRDVSISMRGVFMYLSNRVAEGSELELVFPMPRGVSPAEDTWVRCKARVLRVEKEENGTRFGVAAVIETYENLADTVAHPA; this is translated from the coding sequence ATGCCAAGTAAACCCAGGAACGAACAGCGGCGCGCCAAGCGCATTTCCGCCAGCGTCCCCGTGTCAGCAAAGCGGATGGGCGATGGCGCATTGGAATTAACGGGCCAGACGCGCGATGTCAGTATCAGCATGCGCGGGGTATTCATGTATTTAAGCAATCGTGTTGCGGAGGGCTCTGAATTGGAGCTGGTTTTTCCTATGCCGCGCGGTGTCTCGCCGGCCGAGGATACATGGGTGCGTTGCAAGGCTCGCGTCTTGCGCGTTGAGAAAGAAGAGAATGGAACCCGCTTTGGGGTAGCCGCGGTGATCGAGACGTACGAAAATCTGGCCGACACCGTCGCCCACCCGGCCTAA